Part of the Sodalinema gerasimenkoae IPPAS B-353 genome is shown below.
CATCACTGCACCCAACCCTTGCATAAACTGCTGCAACAAACCTCAACGGCCCGAGCCAGCCTCTATTTCTATAACACTCACGCCGAGATTGACACCTTTATCGCTAGTCTCACGGATACCATTAACTTCTTTAAGAGCATTATGGATTAAGGGATGCTAGCCCATGCTCTCCCTCTCCCCCTGTTCTGGGGTCTCGTCTCTCCCCTTCTTATGGCTGAAGCCTTAGACAGAGGAACTCGGCGACTCTACCGCCTGGGACGGGAGGCGGAGCCGCCGGGTGAATACTCCTTGAAAAAGCCAAGGAACGAGGAGAGCCTTTCGTCAGGCGCGTTAGATGTCTTTCTCGCCTAGTTCACGAATCATGTGATCAAACGGCTCATCGATGAAGCTCGTTTCAATACCGGCTTCGGCGACTTTCTCCTTGACAATCTCTTTCAAAATCCCAATGCCGATGACCGTGGGGCCAATCGCCACGTTGAGGGAGTTATAGGTCTCTCTCAAACCGGCCAACACCCGCTCATCGAGAACATCCGTATCTCCAGCAACCCAAGAATAGGTGGCATAGCGTAGATAATAGTCCATATCCCGCAAACAAGCCGCATAGCGACGAGTCGTGTAGGCACTACCACCCGGGCGGATGAGTTCAGGCTGATCATTAAACAGAGTCGAGCCAGCTTCTTTAACCACCGCCGCCGCTTGACCGTTAATGAGGGCTGCGGCTTGAACCCGAGCCGTACCCGTTTCGAAATAGGACTTCAGGCGATCGATCGCCACACCATCAAGATAGCGGCCCGTGGAATCGTAGTTTTTAATTAGCGTTGTAATTGCGTCTTGCATGAAATGCCTCTTCGTTATAAATATTGACCGATGGACTATAGCTTACCTCATGCTCCCAACCTGGAGCTAAAGGGGGAGGTCACTGGGAGCCACGGAACTCGGCTTCCTATTGTATTATTCCGTCCTGACGGCACAGTGTTTAGAAAACTCAACAATCTTTCATAAATCGTTGGCCCCCGGCCTGGGAATCGGGCCGTCTCTGGGAGATTTCTGAGATTTTTGCAAAAAATTGTATAAACCATTACAAATCATCGCCACGGCAATCCCTAGGATGAATCAGGTATTCGTCAGCACCTAGCCCCACCCCTGCGTGCGTCTTCCACGTACCGTCCGGAAAAGCAACTACTGGCAAACTCCAACGATTTTCGCGATTATAGGGAGAAGTAACCCATGCCTGAAACGCCACAAGACGTCCTGAACATGATTCAGGGTGAGAACATCGAACTGATTGACCTGAAGTTTGTTGATCTGTTCGGAATCTGGCAGCACTGCACGTTCCACCGCAGCCTCATTGAAGAGGAGTCCTTTGATGAAGGGATTGCCTTTGACGGCTCAAGTATCCGGGGCTGGAAAGCGATTAACGCCTCGGATATGTCCATGGTTCCTGACCCCAGCACAGCCTGGTTGGACCCCTTCATGGACACGCCCACACTGAGCATGGTCTGTTCTATTAAGGAACCCCGAACCGGCGAGTGGTATGAGCGTGATCCCCGTTCCCTGGCTGATCGAGCCTTGCAGTATCTGCAATCGACCGGAATCGGTGACACAGTTTTCTGTGGGCCTGAGCCAGAGTT
Proteins encoded:
- the apcB gene encoding allophycocyanin subunit beta, yielding MQDAITTLIKNYDSTGRYLDGVAIDRLKSYFETGTARVQAAALINGQAAAVVKEAGSTLFNDQPELIRPGGSAYTTRRYAACLRDMDYYLRYATYSWVAGDTDVLDERVLAGLRETYNSLNVAIGPTVIGIGILKEIVKEKVAEAGIETSFIDEPFDHMIRELGEKDI